In a genomic window of Enterobacter asburiae:
- a CDS encoding peroxiredoxin C, with protein MVLVTRPAPDFTAAAVLGNGEIVENFNFKQHTNGKATVLFFWPMDFTFVCPSELIAFDKRYEEFQKRGVEVVGVSFDSEFVHNAWRNTPVENGGIGAVKYAMVADIKREIQQAYGIEHPDAGVALRGSFLIDANGIVRHQVVNDLPLGRNIDEMLRMVDALQFHEEHGEVCPAQWEKGKEGMAASPDGVAKYLSENVSSL; from the coding sequence ATGGTTCTGGTAACTCGTCCGGCTCCGGATTTTACAGCTGCAGCAGTTCTGGGCAACGGTGAAATCGTTGAAAACTTCAACTTCAAACAGCACACCAACGGTAAAGCGACCGTTCTGTTCTTCTGGCCAATGGACTTCACTTTCGTTTGCCCGTCTGAGCTGATCGCGTTCGACAAACGTTATGAAGAATTCCAGAAGCGTGGCGTGGAAGTGGTTGGCGTCTCCTTCGACTCTGAATTTGTACACAACGCATGGCGTAACACCCCTGTCGAAAACGGCGGCATCGGTGCGGTGAAATACGCAATGGTTGCGGACATCAAACGCGAAATCCAGCAGGCTTACGGTATCGAACATCCGGACGCTGGCGTTGCGCTGCGCGGCTCCTTCCTGATCGACGCAAACGGCATCGTTCGTCACCAGGTTGTGAACGATCTGCCGCTGGGTCGTAACATCGACGAAATGCTGCGCATGGTTGACGCGCTGCAGTTCCACGAAGAGCACGGCGAAGTGTGCCCGGCTCAGTGGGAAAAAGGTAAAGAAGGTATGGCAGCTTCCCCAGACGGCGTAGCTAAATACCTGTCTGAGAACGTATCCAGCCTGTAA
- the acpH gene encoding ACP phosphodiesterase, with protein sequence MNFLAHLHLAHLADSSLSGNLLADFVRGNPAEDYSPEVVDGIFMHRRIDVLTDKLPEVTEAKAWFRPETRRVAPITLDVMWDHFLSRHWEQLSPEMPLPAFVRYAHQQVSIILPDSPPRFVNLNNYLWSERWLERYREMDFIQNVLNGMASRRPRLDALRDSWYDLDEHYDALESQFWQFYPRMMAQAKNKQL encoded by the coding sequence ATGAATTTTCTCGCTCACCTGCATCTCGCTCATCTCGCTGACAGCTCCCTGTCCGGCAATTTGCTGGCCGATTTTGTGCGCGGCAACCCCGCTGAGGACTATTCCCCTGAGGTTGTCGACGGGATTTTTATGCACCGCCGCATCGACGTGCTGACGGATAAGCTGCCGGAAGTGACGGAAGCCAAAGCGTGGTTTCGCCCTGAAACGCGCCGCGTTGCGCCGATCACGCTCGACGTGATGTGGGACCACTTCCTGTCGCGCCACTGGGAACAGCTGTCGCCGGAGATGCCGTTGCCGGCGTTTGTGCGCTACGCCCACCAGCAGGTGTCGATTATTCTGCCCGACTCGCCGCCGCGCTTTGTGAATCTGAATAACTACCTGTGGTCAGAACGCTGGCTGGAGCGCTATCGCGAGATGGATTTCATCCAGAATGTGCTGAATGGGATGGCAAGCCGCCGCCCGCGGCTGGATGCGCTGCGCGACTCCTGGTATGACCTGGATGAACATTACGATGCGCTGGAGAGCCAATTCTGGCAGTTCTATCCACGCATGATGGCGCAGGCGAAAAACAAACAGCTGTAA
- the queA gene encoding tRNA preQ1(34) S-adenosylmethionine ribosyltransferase-isomerase QueA, translating into MRVADFSFELPESLIAHYPMPERSSCRLLSLDGPTGELTHGTFTDLLDKLNPGDLLVFNNTRVIPARLFGRKASGGKIEVLVERMLDDKRILAHIRASKAPKPGAELLLGDDESIKATMTARHDALFEVEFNDERTVLDILNAIGHMPLPPYIERPDEEADRELYQTVYSQKPGAVAAPTAGLHFDEPLLEKLRAKGIEMAFVTLHVGAGTFQPVRVDSIEEHIMHSEYAEVPQDVVDAVLAAKARGSRVVAVGTTSVRSLESAAQAAKNDLIEPFFGDTQIFIYPGYQYKVIDALVTNFHLPESTLIMLVSAFAGYQHTMNAYKSAVEQKYRFFSYGDAMFITYNPLALNERVGE; encoded by the coding sequence ATGCGCGTCGCCGATTTCTCCTTTGAACTACCTGAATCCCTGATTGCTCACTATCCCATGCCTGAGCGCAGCAGCTGTCGCTTACTGTCACTGGATGGGCCAACGGGCGAGCTGACGCACGGTACTTTCACCGATTTGCTCGACAAGCTCAACCCTGGCGATCTGCTGGTCTTTAACAATACCCGCGTGATCCCGGCGCGCCTGTTTGGCCGTAAGGCCAGCGGCGGCAAGATTGAAGTGCTGGTCGAACGTATGCTCGATGATAAACGCATTCTGGCACATATTCGCGCCTCTAAGGCACCGAAGCCGGGCGCGGAGCTGCTGCTCGGCGATGACGAGAGCATTAAAGCGACCATGACCGCGCGCCACGATGCGCTGTTTGAGGTGGAATTCAACGACGAGCGTACGGTGCTCGATATCCTGAACGCCATCGGCCATATGCCGCTGCCGCCGTACATTGAGCGCCCGGACGAAGAGGCTGACCGCGAGCTGTACCAGACCGTTTACAGCCAGAAGCCTGGCGCGGTGGCTGCACCCACTGCGGGTCTGCACTTTGATGAGCCGCTGCTGGAAAAGCTGCGTGCCAAAGGCATTGAGATGGCGTTTGTGACGCTGCACGTTGGCGCGGGCACCTTCCAGCCGGTGCGCGTGGACAGCATTGAAGAGCACATCATGCACTCCGAGTATGCCGAAGTGCCGCAGGATGTGGTGGACGCGGTGCTGGCGGCGAAAGCGCGGGGTAGCCGCGTCGTGGCCGTCGGTACGACGTCCGTGCGTTCACTGGAGAGCGCCGCGCAGGCGGCGAAAAACGATCTTATCGAGCCGTTCTTTGGCGATACGCAGATCTTTATCTACCCGGGCTATCAGTACAAAGTAATTGATGCGCTGGTGACCAACTTCCATCTGCCTGAATCGACGCTGATTATGCTGGTTTCCGCGTTTGCCGGTTATCAGCATACGATGAACGCCTACAAGTCTGCGGTAGAACAAAAATATCGCTTTTTTAGCTACGGGGACGCGATGTTTATCACGTACAATCCGCTGGCTTTGAATGAGCGTGTCGGGGAATAA
- the tgt gene encoding tRNA guanosine(34) transglycosylase Tgt: MKFELDTTDGRARRGRLVFDRGVVETPAFMPVGTYGTVKGMTPEEVEATGAQIILGNTFHLWLRPGQEIMKLHGDLHDFMQWKGPILTDSGGFQVFSLGDIRKITEQGVHFRNPINGDPIFLDPEKSMEIQYDLGSDIVMIFDECTPYPADWDYAKRSMEMSLRWAKRSRDRFDSLQNKNALFGIIQGSVYEDLRDISVKGLVEIGFDGYAVGGLAVGEPKEDMHRILEHVCPQIPADKPRYLMGVGKPEDLVEGVRRGIDMFDCVMPTRNARNGHLFVTDGVVKIRNAKHKSDTSPLDSECDCYTCRNYSRAYLHHLDRCNEILGARLNTIHNLRYYQRLMSGLRKAIEEGKLESFVTDFYQRQGRDVPPLNVD; this comes from the coding sequence ATGAAATTTGAACTTGATACCACCGATGGCCGCGCGCGTCGCGGTCGCCTGGTGTTTGATCGCGGCGTGGTGGAAACCCCCGCGTTTATGCCTGTGGGCACATACGGCACCGTAAAAGGGATGACGCCGGAAGAAGTTGAAGCCACTGGCGCACAGATTATCCTCGGCAATACCTTCCACCTGTGGCTGCGTCCGGGTCAGGAGATCATGAAGCTCCACGGCGATCTGCACGATTTTATGCAGTGGAAAGGCCCGATCCTGACCGACTCCGGCGGCTTCCAGGTCTTCAGCCTGGGCGATATCCGCAAGATCACCGAGCAGGGCGTACACTTCCGTAACCCGATCAACGGCGATCCGATTTTCCTCGATCCAGAAAAGTCGATGGAGATTCAGTACGATCTCGGTTCTGACATCGTGATGATCTTCGACGAATGTACGCCATACCCGGCAGACTGGGACTACGCGAAACGCTCTATGGAGATGTCTCTGCGCTGGGCGAAGCGCAGCCGCGACCGTTTTGACTCCCTGCAGAACAAAAATGCGCTGTTTGGCATTATTCAGGGCAGCGTTTACGAAGATTTACGCGATATCTCTGTTAAAGGTCTGGTAGAGATAGGTTTTGATGGCTACGCTGTCGGCGGTTTGGCTGTGGGTGAGCCGAAGGAGGACATGCACCGCATTCTGGAGCACGTCTGCCCGCAAATCCCGGCGGATAAACCACGATACCTGATGGGTGTGGGTAAACCCGAAGATCTGGTGGAAGGCGTACGTCGCGGCATTGATATGTTCGACTGCGTGATGCCAACCCGCAACGCGCGTAACGGTCATCTGTTCGTTACCGATGGCGTGGTGAAAATCCGTAACGCGAAGCATAAGAGTGACACCAGCCCGCTCGATTCCGAGTGCGATTGCTATACCTGTCGCAATTATTCTCGCGCGTATCTGCATCATCTCGATCGTTGTAACGAGATTTTGGGCGCGCGTCTCAATACGATTCATAATCTTCGCTACTATCAGCGCTTAATGTCTGGTTTACGCAAGGCTATCGAAGAGGGTAAATTAGAGAGCTTCGTGACCGATTTTTACCAACGTCAGGGGCGGGATGTTCCACCGTTGAACGTTGATTAA
- the yajC gene encoding preprotein translocase subunit YajC has translation MSFFISDAVAATGAPAQGSPMSLILMLVVFGLIFYFMILRPQQKRTKEHKKLMDSIAKGDEVLTNGGLVGRVTKVAESGYIAIALNDTTEVVIKRDFVAAVLPKGTMKAL, from the coding sequence ATGAGCTTTTTTATTTCTGATGCGGTAGCGGCAACAGGTGCTCCGGCGCAGGGCAGCCCGATGTCTCTGATCCTGATGCTGGTTGTGTTCGGTCTGATCTTCTACTTCATGATCCTGCGCCCACAGCAGAAGCGTACCAAAGAGCACAAAAAGCTGATGGACTCCATCGCGAAAGGCGATGAAGTGCTGACCAACGGTGGTCTGGTCGGCCGCGTAACCAAAGTGGCTGAAAGCGGCTACATTGCTATCGCCCTGAACGACACCACTGAAGTGGTTATCAAACGTGACTTCGTAGCTGCCGTTCTGCCGAAAGGCACTATGAAGGCGCTGTAA
- the secD gene encoding protein translocase subunit SecD, giving the protein MLNRYPLWKYIMLVVVIIVGLLYALPNLYGEDPAVQITGARGVAASEQTLIQVQKTLQEEKITAKSVALEEGAILARFDTTDTQLRAREALMGVLGDKYVVALNLAPATPRWLAALNAEPMKLGLDLRGGVHFLMEVDMDTALGKLQEQNIDSLRSDLRDKGIPYTTVRKEDNYGMSITFRDSAARDQAVDYLTQRHRDLVITSQGSNQLRAVMTDARLKEAREYAVQQNINILRNRVNQLGVAEPLVQRQGADRIVVELPGIQDTARAKEILGATATLEFRLVNSNVDQSAAASGRIPGDSEVKQTREGQPVVLYKRVILTGDHITDSTSSQDEYNQPQVNISLDSAGGNIMSNFTKDNIGKPMATLFVEYKDSGKKDANGRAVLVKEEEVINIANIQSRLGNSFRITGINNPNEARQLSLLLRAGALIAPIQIVEERTIGPTLGMQNIQQGLEACLAGLAVSILFMIFFYKKFGLIATSALIANLVLIIGIMSLLPGATLTMPGIAGIVLTLAVAVDANVLINERIKEELSNGRSVQQAIDEGYKGAFSSIFDANVTTLIKVLILYAVGTGAIKGFAITTGIGVATSMFTAIVGTRAIVNLLYGGKRVKKLSI; this is encoded by the coding sequence GTGTTAAACCGTTATCCTTTGTGGAAGTACATCATGCTGGTCGTCGTGATTATCGTCGGCCTGCTGTACGCGCTTCCCAACCTGTATGGTGAGGATCCGGCTGTTCAAATCACTGGCGCGCGCGGTGTCGCCGCCAGTGAGCAAACGCTGATCCAGGTCCAGAAAACGTTACAAGAAGAAAAAATTACCGCTAAGTCTGTGGCTCTGGAAGAGGGTGCAATTCTTGCTCGCTTCGACACCACCGACACGCAGCTCCGCGCTCGCGAAGCGCTGATGGGCGTGCTGGGTGACAAATATGTCGTGGCGCTTAACCTTGCTCCTGCAACCCCTCGCTGGCTGGCTGCGCTGAACGCAGAGCCAATGAAACTCGGTCTTGACCTGCGTGGCGGCGTTCACTTCCTGATGGAAGTGGATATGGATACCGCGCTCGGCAAGCTGCAGGAACAGAATATCGACAGCCTGCGCAGCGATCTGCGTGACAAAGGCATCCCATACACTACCGTGCGTAAAGAAGATAACTACGGCATGAGCATCACGTTCCGCGACAGCGCGGCGCGCGATCAGGCTGTAGATTACCTGACCCAACGTCACCGTGACCTGGTGATCACCTCTCAGGGCAGCAACCAGCTGCGTGCGGTGATGACCGATGCGCGTCTGAAAGAAGCGCGTGAATATGCCGTTCAGCAGAACATCAACATTCTGCGTAACCGTGTGAACCAGCTGGGTGTGGCTGAGCCGTTGGTACAGCGTCAGGGTGCTGACCGTATCGTGGTTGAACTGCCGGGTATCCAGGATACCGCGCGTGCGAAAGAGATTCTCGGTGCGACCGCGACGCTGGAATTCCGTCTGGTGAACTCCAATGTCGACCAGTCCGCCGCGGCGTCTGGCCGTATTCCGGGCGACTCCGAAGTGAAACAGACCCGCGAAGGTCAGCCGGTTGTGCTGTACAAGCGCGTGATCCTGACCGGTGACCACATCACTGACTCCACGTCGAGCCAGGATGAGTACAACCAGCCGCAGGTTAACATCTCGCTGGATAGCGCGGGTGGTAACATTATGTCTAACTTCACTAAGGACAACATCGGTAAACCGATGGCGACCCTGTTCGTGGAGTACAAAGACAGCGGTAAGAAAGATGCAAACGGTCGTGCGGTGCTGGTGAAAGAGGAAGAGGTGATTAACATCGCCAACATCCAGTCTCGTCTGGGTAACAGCTTCCGTATTACCGGTATTAACAACCCGAACGAAGCGCGTCAGCTCTCTCTGCTGCTGCGTGCCGGTGCGCTGATTGCGCCAATTCAGATTGTTGAAGAACGTACCATTGGTCCAACGCTGGGTATGCAAAACATCCAGCAGGGTCTGGAAGCGTGTCTGGCCGGTCTGGCGGTCTCTATCCTCTTCATGATCTTCTTCTATAAGAAGTTTGGTCTGATTGCGACGTCCGCGCTGATCGCGAACCTGGTGCTGATCATCGGCATTATGTCCCTGCTGCCGGGGGCGACGCTGACCATGCCGGGGATTGCGGGTATCGTTCTGACCCTTGCGGTGGCGGTCGACGCCAACGTACTGATTAACGAACGTATCAAAGAAGAGTTGAGCAACGGTCGCTCTGTTCAGCAGGCGATTGACGAAGGCTATAAAGGCGCGTTCAGCTCCATTTTCGATGCGAACGTAACAACACTGATTAAGGTTCTTATCCTGTATGCAGTGGGTACTGGCGCGATCAAAGGCTTTGCGATTACAACCGGTATCGGTGTCGCAACGTCAATGTTTACCGCTATTGTCGGCACCCGTGCCATCGTGAACCTGCTGTACGGCGGCAAGCGCGTCAAAAAGCTGTCTATCTGA
- the secF gene encoding protein translocase subunit SecF gives MAQEYTVEQLNHGRKVWDFMRWDYWAFGISGLLLILSIIVMGVKGFNWGLDFTGGTVIEISLEKPVDMDQMRLSLQKAGFEEPLLQNFGSSRDIMVRMPPVHDANGSQELGSKVVQVINETTSQSAAVKRIEFVGPSVGADLAQTGAMALLVALISILVYVGFRFEWRLAAGVVIALAHDVVITMGILSLFHIEIDLTIVASLMSVIGYSLNDSIVVSDRIRENFRKIRRGTPYEIFNVSLTQTLHRTLITSGTTLMVILMLFLFGGPVLEGFSLTMLIGVSIGTASSIYVASALALKLGMKREHLLQQKVEKEGADQPSILP, from the coding sequence GTGGCACAGGAATATACTGTTGAACAATTGAACCATGGCCGTAAAGTCTGGGACTTTATGCGCTGGGACTACTGGGCCTTCGGCATTTCAGGTTTACTGCTGATTCTGTCCATCATCGTTATGGGCGTGAAAGGCTTTAACTGGGGTCTGGATTTCACCGGTGGTACGGTCATCGAGATCTCCCTGGAAAAACCGGTCGATATGGACCAGATGCGTCTGTCTTTGCAGAAAGCGGGCTTTGAAGAGCCGCTGCTGCAGAACTTCGGCAGCAGCCGCGACATCATGGTGCGTATGCCGCCGGTGCACGATGCCAACGGCAGCCAGGAGCTGGGCAGTAAGGTCGTACAGGTCATTAACGAGACCACCAGCCAGAGCGCGGCGGTCAAGCGTATTGAGTTCGTCGGCCCGAGCGTGGGTGCAGACCTGGCGCAGACCGGCGCCATGGCGCTGCTGGTGGCGCTGATCTCCATCCTGGTGTACGTCGGTTTCCGCTTCGAGTGGCGACTGGCGGCCGGTGTGGTTATCGCTCTGGCGCACGACGTGGTGATCACCATGGGCATACTGTCTCTGTTCCACATTGAGATTGACCTGACTATCGTGGCATCCCTGATGTCCGTTATCGGTTACTCACTGAACGACAGTATCGTGGTATCTGACCGTATCCGTGAAAACTTCCGTAAGATCCGTCGCGGCACGCCGTACGAAATCTTTAACGTGTCGTTGACCCAGACGCTGCACCGTACCTTGATCACATCCGGTACCACCCTGATGGTAATCCTGATGCTGTTCCTCTTCGGTGGCCCGGTGCTGGAAGGCTTCTCGCTGACCATGCTGATCGGTGTCTCCATCGGTACGGCGTCGTCCATCTACGTCGCGTCCGCCCTGGCCCTGAAACTCGGTATGAAGCGCGAGCACTTGCTCCAGCAGAAAGTCGAAAAAGAAGGGGCGGATCAGCCGTCCATTCTGCCGTAA
- a CDS encoding VOC family protein: MKSVINWFEIPVSDMDRAIKFYEPVMQLALRREKMDCAELAVFPHEDPATGGALAKFDGVTPSLQGAIIYLHTDNLAATLDRIASAGGECVFGPLELPHGIGTIALFTDSEGNRVGLHQPA, encoded by the coding sequence ATGAAAAGCGTAATTAACTGGTTTGAAATTCCGGTCTCGGATATGGATCGCGCCATCAAATTTTATGAGCCGGTCATGCAGCTTGCGCTGCGTCGCGAGAAAATGGATTGCGCAGAGCTGGCGGTTTTTCCGCATGAGGATCCCGCCACCGGTGGGGCGCTGGCAAAATTTGACGGCGTTACGCCGTCTTTGCAGGGCGCTATTATTTACCTGCATACTGACAATCTGGCGGCGACGCTTGATCGCATTGCCTCCGCGGGCGGCGAGTGCGTGTTTGGCCCGCTGGAACTGCCGCATGGTATCGGCACTATCGCACTGTTTACCGACAGCGAGGGTAACCGCGTCGGCCTCCATCAACCTGCCTGA
- a CDS encoding YafY family transcriptional regulator — MTRRADRLFQIVQILRGRRLTTAAHLADRLGVSERTVYRDIRDLSLSGVPVEGEAGSGYRLMSGFDLPPLMLTNKESEALMVAIRLLKTWGGESLSRELESAQEKVLAILPEENRRKAEQTRIYAPDFCMQSHSRSDFDMIHQAISAQRVLALHYRDEAGQLSKREVQPLGLFFWGERWLLAAWCERRDDYRCFRLDRCLNIVQTERRFSESADRSLADFLRKVRQ, encoded by the coding sequence ATGACCCGACGCGCTGACCGTTTGTTTCAGATTGTGCAGATCCTGCGGGGCAGGCGTCTGACAACGGCAGCGCATCTGGCGGACCGGCTTGGCGTGTCCGAGCGCACGGTCTACCGCGATATCCGCGACCTGTCGCTTTCCGGCGTGCCGGTGGAAGGCGAGGCAGGAAGTGGATATCGGCTAATGTCGGGTTTTGATCTGCCGCCGCTGATGCTGACAAATAAAGAATCCGAAGCGCTGATGGTCGCGATTCGCCTGCTCAAAACCTGGGGAGGTGAATCGCTGTCGCGCGAGCTGGAATCGGCCCAGGAGAAGGTGCTGGCTATCCTGCCCGAGGAGAACCGTCGAAAGGCGGAGCAGACGCGGATCTACGCCCCGGATTTTTGCATGCAAAGCCACTCCCGCAGCGATTTTGACATGATCCATCAGGCGATTTCCGCCCAGCGCGTATTGGCGCTGCATTATCGTGATGAAGCCGGGCAGCTCTCAAAACGTGAGGTTCAGCCGCTGGGCTTGTTCTTCTGGGGGGAGCGCTGGCTGCTGGCAGCGTGGTGTGAACGGCGCGATGACTACCGCTGTTTTCGGCTCGACCGGTGTCTCAATATTGTGCAGACGGAGAGGCGGTTCAGCGAGAGTGCGGACAGGTCTTTGGCGGATTTTTTGCGGAAGGTGAGGCAGTAA
- a CDS encoding nucleoside-specific channel-forming protein Tsx, whose product MKKTLLAAGAVLALSSSFTVNAAENEKPQYLSDWWHQSVNVVGSYHTRFGPQIRNDTYLEYEAFAKKDWFDFYGYMDAPVFFGGNSQAKGIWNHGSPLFMEIEPRFSIDKLTGTNLSFGPFKEWYFANNYIYDMGRNESGRQSTWYMGLGTDIDTGLPMSLSLNVYAKYQWQNYGAENQNEWDGYRFKVKYFVPITQLWGGNLSYIGFTNFDWGSDLGDKSGYAENGIKQRTNDSIASSHILALNYDHWHYSVVARYWHNGGQWNDDAKLVWMNEHVRSTGWGGYLVVGYNF is encoded by the coding sequence ATGAAAAAAACATTACTCGCAGCCGGTGCAGTTCTGGCACTTTCCTCCTCTTTCACTGTTAACGCAGCGGAAAACGAGAAACCACAATACCTCTCCGACTGGTGGCACCAGAGCGTTAACGTGGTAGGCAGCTACCACACCCGTTTCGGACCACAGATCCGCAACGATACCTACCTGGAGTACGAAGCATTCGCCAAGAAAGACTGGTTTGATTTCTATGGCTATATGGATGCACCGGTCTTCTTTGGTGGTAACTCTCAGGCTAAAGGTATCTGGAACCACGGTTCCCCACTGTTCATGGAGATCGAACCGCGCTTCTCCATCGACAAGCTGACCGGCACCAATCTAAGCTTCGGTCCGTTTAAAGAGTGGTACTTCGCGAACAACTATATCTACGACATGGGCCGCAACGAGTCCGGTCGTCAGAGCACCTGGTATATGGGTCTGGGTACCGACATCGACACGGGCCTGCCAATGAGCCTGTCCCTGAACGTATACGCGAAATATCAGTGGCAGAACTACGGTGCTGAAAACCAGAACGAGTGGGATGGCTACCGTTTCAAAGTGAAATACTTTGTTCCAATTACCCAACTCTGGGGCGGTAACCTGAGCTACATCGGCTTCACCAACTTCGACTGGGGTTCAGATCTGGGCGATAAGAGCGGTTACGCAGAGAACGGTATTAAGCAGCGTACCAATGACTCCATCGCCTCCAGTCACATCCTGGCGCTGAACTACGATCACTGGCACTACTCTGTTGTGGCACGTTACTGGCACAACGGCGGCCAGTGGAACGACGACGCTAAACTGGTATGGATGAACGAACACGTCCGTTCTACCGGCTGGGGTGGTTACCTGGTCGTAGGTTACAACTTCTAA
- a CDS encoding DUF3251 domain-containing protein → MTRRYLRILLVGSLFTLSACAQQTEVRQMKQSVNTLNTAMDKLNKETVKITQQNALNAKSSSGVYLLPGANTPALLNSQIGTLKMSLVNVAANADGTRATLRIHGESNDPLPAFSGTVEWGQIQGTTENYQEVNVKNQLFTAPASVLAPSDVDIPLQLSGLTPEQLGFIRIHDIQPAAQ, encoded by the coding sequence ATGACAAGACGTTACCTGAGAATTTTACTGGTGGGGAGCCTCTTCACCCTCAGTGCCTGTGCACAGCAAACCGAAGTTCGTCAGATGAAACAAAGCGTGAATACGCTCAACACGGCGATGGACAAACTGAACAAAGAAACGGTGAAGATCACCCAGCAAAACGCGCTGAACGCCAAATCCAGCAGCGGGGTGTACCTGCTGCCAGGGGCAAACACGCCTGCTCTGCTCAACAGCCAGATTGGCACGCTGAAAATGTCGCTGGTTAACGTGGCGGCGAATGCGGATGGTACGCGCGCAACATTGCGTATTCATGGAGAGTCCAACGATCCGCTGCCAGCCTTTAGCGGTACCGTCGAATGGGGACAGATCCAGGGCACCACGGAGAATTACCAGGAGGTGAATGTGAAGAATCAGCTGTTCACCGCTCCGGCCAGCGTGTTAGCGCCCAGCGATGTGGATATTCCGCTTCAGTTAAGCGGCCTTACGCCTGAGCAGTTAGGCTTTATCCGCATTCACGATATCCAACCCGCCGCGCAGTAA
- the nrdR gene encoding transcriptional regulator NrdR, with protein sequence MHCPFCSAVDTKVIDSRLVGEGSSVRRRRQCLVCNERFTTFEVAELVMPRVVKSNDVREPFNEEKLRSGMLKALEKRPVSADDVEMALNHIKSYLRGLGEREVPSKMIGNLVMEQLKKLDKVAYIRFASVYRSFEDIKEFGEEIARLQD encoded by the coding sequence ATGCATTGCCCATTCTGCTCCGCTGTGGATACCAAAGTCATCGACTCTCGTCTTGTGGGCGAAGGGTCTTCAGTGCGCCGTCGTCGGCAGTGTCTGGTGTGCAACGAGCGTTTCACGACCTTTGAGGTTGCAGAGCTGGTAATGCCGCGCGTGGTAAAAAGTAACGACGTGCGCGAGCCGTTTAATGAAGAGAAACTGCGCAGCGGAATGCTGAAGGCCCTCGAAAAACGGCCCGTCAGCGCGGATGACGTCGAAATGGCGCTAAACCACATTAAATCTTACCTGCGTGGCCTTGGCGAGCGTGAAGTGCCGAGCAAAATGATCGGCAACCTGGTGATGGAGCAGTTGAAAAAGCTCGATAAGGTCGCCTATATCCGCTTCGCTTCGGTCTACCGCAGCTTCGAAGACATCAAAGAGTTCGGCGAAGAGATCGCCCGCTTACAGGATTAA